The Sulfurospirillum tamanense genome includes a region encoding these proteins:
- the mnmH gene encoding tRNA 2-selenouridine(34) synthase MnmH: protein MRLIEPEAFFETYAQYDLIIDARSPSEFATSHFPTAHNFFALDDTQRHEVGCVYKQESKFRAKALGAGYICANVSTHLASIYTRVPPGGKIALYCARGGLRSASFGLILDQIGYRVDRVKNGYKGIRNVIVALLEEPTLPPFITLFGNTGCGKTELLQHLSPVIDLEALAEHKGSVFGRQTHTQPSTKMFQNLLACAIKDVEKAPFCFIEGESKRIGKLMLPSSLYHAMYQGKKVRITAPLKDRIARIKKEYEAIDAPFFYYALDKISRFISKETKRTLCEAFDKGDLDTVVSLLLTEYYDKIYKYHHETIALENDSTCIEKLHTIGRAKWATSLCTVSKRAALI from the coding sequence ATGCGTCTCATTGAACCTGAGGCTTTTTTTGAAACCTACGCGCAGTATGATTTAATTATCGATGCGCGTAGCCCTAGTGAATTTGCTACCTCACACTTTCCAACAGCACATAATTTTTTCGCCCTAGATGATACCCAGCGTCACGAAGTGGGGTGTGTGTACAAACAAGAGTCAAAATTTCGTGCAAAAGCCTTGGGAGCAGGGTATATTTGCGCCAATGTTTCCACTCACCTTGCATCTATTTACACTCGAGTTCCTCCAGGGGGAAAAATCGCCCTGTACTGCGCTAGAGGCGGATTGCGTTCAGCCTCTTTTGGACTGATTTTAGACCAGATTGGCTACCGTGTGGACCGTGTCAAAAATGGCTACAAGGGGATAAGAAATGTTATTGTTGCCTTACTTGAAGAACCCACACTTCCTCCTTTTATCACCCTTTTTGGCAACACAGGATGTGGTAAAACAGAACTTTTACAGCATCTTTCCCCTGTTATTGATTTAGAGGCTCTAGCAGAACACAAAGGTTCTGTTTTTGGAAGACAAACCCACACCCAACCAAGCACCAAAATGTTTCAGAACCTTCTTGCCTGCGCCATCAAAGATGTCGAAAAAGCTCCTTTTTGTTTTATCGAGGGGGAGAGTAAGCGCATTGGCAAACTCATGCTTCCTTCATCCTTATACCATGCTATGTATCAAGGCAAAAAAGTGCGCATTACTGCCCCTTTGAAAGATCGAATAGCCCGCATCAAAAAAGAGTATGAAGCCATAGACGCACCTTTTTTTTATTATGCTCTTGATAAGATTTCGCGCTTTATTTCTAAAGAAACCAAACGCACCTTGTGTGAAGCTTTTGACAAAGGTGATTTAGATACTGTTGTTTCATTACTGCTTACAGAATACTACGATAAAATATACAAATACCATCACGAAACCATTGCTTTGGAAAACGACTCAACTTGCATAGAAAAACTACACACCATAGGGAGGGCAAAATGGGCAACAAGTTTGTGTACAGTTTCGAAGAGGGCAGCGCTGATTTAA
- a CDS encoding HIT family protein, with product MEGLYAPWRSEYFTNSTQGCVFCHIADTPEDDEALGVLFRDTHCYGVMNRYPYTPGHFMIIPYEHTSAIETLDEVVWDQMSAHVRTGVKMLKETFGVLGVNIGMNLGECAGAGIAEHVHYHLVPRWQKDTNFITTIGEIRVHGVPFEGIYERLKQASLEHFKMSTY from the coding sequence ATGGAAGGATTGTATGCGCCTTGGCGCAGTGAATACTTTACAAACAGCACGCAAGGCTGTGTGTTTTGCCACATTGCCGATACGCCAGAAGACGATGAAGCCCTTGGCGTTTTGTTTCGCGACACACACTGCTATGGTGTCATGAATCGCTACCCTTACACGCCGGGCCATTTTATGATTATCCCCTATGAGCACACCAGTGCTATCGAAACCTTAGACGAAGTAGTCTGGGACCAAATGAGTGCCCATGTGCGCACGGGTGTGAAAATGCTCAAAGAAACCTTTGGGGTTTTAGGGGTCAATATTGGGATGAACTTGGGTGAGTGCGCCGGAGCTGGCATTGCTGAACACGTGCATTACCATCTTGTCCCGCGGTGGCAAAAAGATACCAATTTCATCACCACTATCGGAGAAATACGCGTCCATGGCGTCCCATTTGAAGGCATTTATGAGCGTCTTAAGCAAGCCTCTTTGGAACATTTTAAAATGTCTACTTACTAA
- the trpC gene encoding indole-3-glycerol phosphate synthase TrpC, producing the protein MILDKIIRQTKEDLERRKIEYPLEWLGRSLAYNNYPPRDISPYLKATKEEPYRIIAEVKKASPSKGVIREDFDPLVIAQSYEKGGANAISVLTEPHFFQGNLEYLTQIRRYVATPLLRKDFIVDKYQLVEALVYGADFVLLIATALSRKELKELLEYTRHLGMEALVEIHDKEDLTKAIFAGADIIGINHRNLETFEMDMNLTEKLMPLIPNGKIIVAESGVECKETIAHLSKVGADAFLIGEHFMRQANIEEALRAFKKVD; encoded by the coding sequence ATGATTTTAGACAAGATTATAAGGCAAACCAAAGAGGATTTGGAACGCCGCAAGATTGAGTATCCCTTGGAGTGGCTAGGACGCTCTTTGGCGTACAACAACTACCCCCCGCGCGATATTTCCCCCTATCTAAAAGCAACCAAGGAGGAGCCTTATCGTATCATCGCAGAGGTGAAAAAAGCAAGCCCCAGCAAGGGGGTAATTCGAGAGGATTTTGACCCGCTTGTTATCGCTCAAAGTTACGAAAAAGGGGGCGCAAATGCCATCTCGGTACTCACAGAGCCGCATTTTTTTCAAGGCAACCTAGAATACCTCACCCAAATTCGTCGCTACGTGGCAACGCCTCTCTTGCGCAAAGATTTTATTGTCGACAAATACCAACTGGTGGAAGCACTGGTGTACGGGGCAGATTTTGTCTTGCTCATCGCCACAGCACTTAGTCGCAAAGAGCTTAAAGAACTGCTTGAATACACTCGTCATCTTGGCATGGAAGCGCTCGTAGAGATTCACGACAAAGAAGATTTAACCAAAGCTATTTTTGCAGGTGCGGACATCATCGGTATCAACCACCGCAATCTGGAAACCTTTGAAATGGACATGAACCTCACCGAAAAACTCATGCCCCTTATTCCCAATGGGAAAATCATCGTGGCAGAAAGCGGGGTAGAGTGCAAAGAAACCATTGCTCATTTGAGCAAGGTGGGGGCGGATGCTTTTTTGATTGGGGAACATTTTATGCGTCAAGCAAACATCGAAGAAGCGCTACGTGCGTTTAAAAAGGTGGATTAA
- a CDS encoding tetratricopeptide repeat protein, which yields MSWYRFLVSLAIVFFLGGCTPSVQSPSSPPRYSIDGEDLLALQALVTYQEGDASTSVEMFETLFDRTNKLEYIKEALRIGFSAGLPVEKLLEKALAHTPEDGDVVRLHVGVLLNNKAFEEAKEQMINLIGREKSIQNLTILGSIHFHLKEYDLALKYYDSIYKESQSEESLLAIVDLLDTHLDRTNEAISYLETVRRMNGCTKATCFRLVQIYGKTKNIDGLISTYKMLYMGQKEDQYANKVVELLLFKRDFAGAIAFLNQSNHDPLMLMDLHASRKEFEKAYKVAKRAYEDFGKLDYLGRVAIYEYEYNKDTITKALLSSVSEKFEKVIKTLEEPLYLNYYGYLLIDHDVDIAKGIALVKRALAKEPDSPYYIDSLAWGYYKLGRCQEAHALMVPILNTTSEQEIKDHYEKINACIRKSE from the coding sequence ATGTCCTGGTATCGTTTCCTTGTCTCATTAGCCATTGTTTTTTTTCTAGGAGGATGTACGCCCTCTGTTCAAAGTCCATCATCCCCTCCAAGGTACTCCATCGATGGCGAAGACCTACTGGCCCTACAAGCCTTGGTAACCTATCAAGAGGGAGACGCAAGCACGTCGGTTGAAATGTTTGAAACACTGTTTGACCGCACCAACAAACTTGAGTACATCAAAGAAGCTCTAAGGATTGGTTTTTCTGCGGGGCTTCCTGTAGAAAAATTGCTTGAAAAAGCCCTTGCCCATACGCCAGAGGATGGGGATGTAGTGCGTTTACATGTAGGGGTTTTGCTCAACAACAAAGCGTTTGAAGAAGCCAAAGAGCAGATGATAAACTTGATCGGGCGGGAAAAATCCATACAAAACTTAACTATTTTGGGTTCCATTCATTTTCATCTCAAGGAGTATGATCTTGCGTTAAAATACTATGATTCAATCTACAAAGAGTCTCAAAGCGAAGAGTCTTTGCTTGCCATTGTGGATTTGCTAGACACGCATCTTGATCGCACCAACGAAGCCATTTCTTATCTTGAAACCGTGCGTCGCATGAACGGATGCACCAAAGCTACGTGTTTCCGTTTAGTGCAAATATATGGCAAAACAAAAAACATTGACGGGCTTATCTCTACCTACAAAATGCTCTATATGGGTCAAAAAGAAGACCAATATGCCAACAAGGTGGTGGAACTTTTACTATTTAAGCGAGATTTTGCAGGAGCGATTGCCTTTTTAAACCAAAGCAACCACGACCCATTGATGTTAATGGATTTGCACGCCTCGCGCAAAGAATTTGAAAAAGCCTATAAAGTCGCCAAGAGAGCTTATGAAGATTTTGGAAAGCTTGACTACCTTGGCAGGGTGGCCATTTACGAATACGAATACAACAAAGACACCATCACAAAAGCCTTACTCTCTTCGGTGTCGGAAAAATTTGAAAAGGTTATTAAAACCCTTGAAGAGCCCTTGTACTTGAACTATTACGGGTACTTGCTCATTGACCATGACGTAGATATAGCCAAAGGCATAGCACTTGTCAAACGTGCCTTAGCAAAAGAGCCTGATTCCCCTTATTATATCGATTCCTTAGCATGGGGGTATTATAAACTTGGACGATGCCAAGAAGCCCATGCTCTCATGGTACCCATTTTAAATACCACAAGTGAGCAAGAAATCAAAGACCATTATGAAAAAATTAACGCATGCATAAGGAAAAGTGAATGA
- a CDS encoding YkgJ family cysteine cluster protein has protein sequence MLKTQEGFDYGFNPKVCFTCKGNCCIGESGYIWVNPKEITAIANFLNLEESLFVERYLFKESHMYSIKEIPHESGVACLFFDDQKRGCSIYEVRPSQCRTFPFWNYFKRHFDELEKECPGIVSLSH, from the coding sequence ATGTTAAAAACACAAGAGGGGTTTGATTATGGCTTCAACCCAAAAGTGTGCTTTACATGTAAAGGCAATTGCTGCATTGGAGAAAGCGGGTATATTTGGGTTAACCCCAAAGAGATAACAGCTATTGCTAATTTTTTAAATTTAGAAGAATCCCTCTTTGTGGAACGCTATTTGTTTAAAGAATCGCACATGTACAGCATTAAAGAAATCCCGCACGAAAGTGGCGTTGCGTGTCTCTTTTTTGATGACCAAAAACGTGGATGCAGCATCTATGAGGTGCGGCCAAGCCAATGCCGAACCTTTCCTTTTTGGAACTATTTTAAACGTCATTTTGACGAACTGGAGAAAGAATGTCCTGGTATCGTTTCCTTGTCTCATTAG
- a CDS encoding tRNA1(Val) (adenine(37)-N6)-methyltransferase, producing MRLEQLAQGYRYNSDSLMLYDFILRQGCSGEVLDVGCGCGILGLLIKRDLPQCAVHAIDIQPENVTLTQKNARANSLELEVQTGDFLTLSWRQCMDVIVSNPPFYHDGTQKSQNPHLSLSRYATHLPLEDFLDQAKRVLKPHGKVLFCYDAKQLGAIMHHLHASKLTPTALQCVHPKASKIASLVLLEAKRSSKSLCEILPPLVVNDMQGPTPQAATIFSKAGTVSVSC from the coding sequence GTGCGCTTAGAACAACTTGCTCAAGGCTATCGCTACAACAGTGACAGTCTTATGTTGTATGATTTTATTTTGCGCCAAGGGTGCAGCGGCGAGGTGTTGGACGTGGGTTGTGGATGTGGAATTTTAGGGTTACTCATCAAGCGAGATTTGCCCCAATGTGCCGTTCACGCCATCGATATTCAGCCTGAAAATGTCACCTTGACCCAAAAAAATGCGCGCGCAAATTCTCTTGAATTAGAGGTTCAAACAGGGGATTTTTTAACGTTATCGTGGCGCCAATGCATGGATGTTATTGTTAGTAATCCACCGTTTTATCACGATGGAACCCAAAAAAGCCAAAACCCACACCTAAGCCTGAGCCGTTACGCTACCCATTTACCCTTGGAAGATTTTTTAGACCAAGCGAAACGGGTGCTTAAACCCCACGGCAAAGTGCTTTTTTGTTATGATGCTAAACAACTAGGAGCCATCATGCACCACTTGCATGCGTCCAAACTGACCCCCACAGCCCTACAATGCGTGCATCCCAAGGCATCGAAGATTGCCTCTTTGGTTCTTTTAGAAGCAAAGCGTTCGTCTAAAAGTTTGTGTGAGATTTTACCACCTTTGGTGGTAAATGACATGCAAGGCCCCACACCACAAGCCGCTACGATTTTCAGCAAAGCAGGCACTGTGAGTGTTTCATGTTAA
- a CDS encoding NAD(P)-binding domain-containing protein, with the protein MNCVYDMIVIGGGPGGISATVEAKMRGLQSVLLIEKGENHSQTIRKFYKDNKRVDKDYKGQVVELKGSVQFSDGSKESTLDYFDSLLDNGEIDTAFNSEVESVKKVGNSFQVVTTKAGYEAKNVIVAIGKMGKPNKPDYPIPPSIKQLVNFNLDKCSQGEKLLIVGGGNSAAEYALELSKTNTVTLNYRRPTFSRLNDINEEQLYAYDGQELLRLRLGVDIKSLENASGKVRVNFTDGNFTVYDRVVYAIGGTTPVDFLKKCGITLDGAGHPIFDENYQTEVPGLYIGGDIAVNSGGSIAMALNHSYHIIEHILGQR; encoded by the coding sequence ATGAATTGCGTGTACGACATGATTGTCATTGGCGGAGGCCCCGGAGGAATTAGTGCAACAGTAGAGGCAAAAATGCGCGGATTACAAAGTGTTTTGCTTATCGAAAAAGGGGAAAACCACTCCCAAACCATCCGTAAATTTTACAAAGACAACAAGCGGGTAGATAAAGACTATAAAGGTCAAGTGGTTGAGCTTAAAGGGAGCGTGCAATTTTCCGATGGCTCAAAAGAGAGCACGCTTGATTATTTTGACTCTTTGCTTGATAATGGCGAAATTGACACTGCGTTTAACAGCGAAGTAGAGAGCGTCAAAAAAGTAGGGAATTCTTTTCAAGTGGTCACCACAAAAGCGGGCTATGAAGCCAAAAATGTCATCGTTGCCATTGGTAAAATGGGCAAGCCCAATAAGCCCGATTACCCAATCCCACCCTCGATTAAACAATTGGTTAATTTCAATCTTGACAAATGTTCCCAAGGGGAAAAACTCCTCATCGTAGGCGGAGGGAACTCGGCAGCAGAATACGCGCTAGAACTCTCCAAAACCAATACCGTCACCCTTAATTATCGCCGACCCACCTTTTCACGCCTTAACGACATCAACGAAGAACAACTTTACGCCTATGACGGCCAAGAGTTGTTGCGTTTGCGTCTTGGTGTAGACATCAAGAGCCTTGAGAATGCTTCAGGGAAAGTGCGTGTGAATTTTACCGACGGCAACTTTACGGTTTATGACCGCGTTGTTTACGCCATTGGCGGCACAACACCTGTGGATTTTTTGAAAAAATGCGGCATTACGCTTGATGGGGCAGGGCATCCTATTTTTGATGAAAATTATCAAACCGAGGTGCCTGGACTTTATATTGGTGGCGATATTGCGGTGAATTCTGGTGGATCCATTGCCATGGCGTTAAATCACAGTTATCACATCATTGAGCATATTTTAGGCCAAAGGTAA
- a CDS encoding glutamate-5-semialdehyde dehydrogenase, which translates to MKKEENVDAFLQKAKSLTSFLATMEPQQKNTLLLAMADALEAHQEAILEANAKDMDKGVKNTLSAALLDRLKLTPKRIRGMAQAVREIAALKEPVGRVLEGWVVPSGLRIEKVSIPIGVVAIIYESRPNVTSDTAALCFKSGNICVLKGGKEATHSNHAIAKVLQDTLAFNGVDPACISLLPDETREGVATLIRQDAYVDLIIPRGGEGLIRFVSQNATVPVVKHDKGVCHTYVDKEANLDQAMEIVLNAKCQRPSACNALETLLVHEAIASDFVPRIAAALTQVGAKVKGCATTQQFIHVDLATPEDFHTEHLSNALSIKVVADIQEALHHITTYGSSHSEAILTENYTTAEWFLNAVDASCVYVNASTRFTDGGEFGFGAEVGISTNKLHARGPMGINELTTYKYKVYGKGNVRA; encoded by the coding sequence ATTAAAAAGGAAGAAAACGTGGACGCATTCTTGCAAAAGGCCAAATCTTTAACCTCTTTCTTGGCCACCATGGAGCCCCAACAAAAAAATACCCTCCTTTTAGCCATGGCAGACGCCCTTGAGGCCCACCAAGAAGCCATCTTGGAAGCCAATGCCAAAGACATGGACAAAGGAGTCAAAAACACCCTAAGTGCTGCGCTATTGGACCGTCTTAAGCTCACCCCAAAACGCATACGAGGGATGGCTCAAGCAGTGCGTGAGATTGCCGCGCTCAAAGAGCCTGTGGGCCGAGTTCTTGAGGGCTGGGTGGTGCCTAGTGGGCTTCGCATCGAAAAGGTGAGCATTCCCATTGGCGTCGTGGCTATCATTTACGAAAGCCGCCCCAATGTCACCAGTGACACCGCGGCATTGTGCTTTAAAAGTGGCAACATTTGTGTTCTTAAAGGGGGCAAGGAAGCCACCCATAGCAACCACGCTATTGCCAAGGTATTGCAAGACACCTTAGCTTTCAACGGCGTAGACCCTGCGTGTATTTCGTTGCTTCCTGATGAGACCCGTGAAGGGGTCGCTACGCTTATTCGCCAAGACGCCTATGTGGATTTAATTATTCCAAGAGGCGGGGAAGGATTGATTCGTTTTGTCTCTCAAAATGCCACGGTCCCTGTGGTCAAACACGACAAGGGCGTGTGTCACACTTACGTGGACAAGGAAGCCAACCTTGACCAAGCCATGGAAATCGTCCTTAACGCCAAATGCCAGCGCCCCAGTGCGTGTAATGCCCTTGAAACGTTGCTTGTCCATGAGGCAATCGCTTCGGACTTTGTACCACGCATCGCCGCCGCACTCACCCAAGTGGGTGCTAAAGTCAAAGGATGCGCCACAACGCAACAGTTTATACATGTAGACCTTGCTACGCCCGAGGATTTTCACACCGAACACTTAAGCAACGCCCTTTCCATCAAAGTGGTCGCGGATATTCAAGAGGCGTTGCATCACATCACCACTTACGGTTCGTCCCATTCCGAGGCGATTTTGACAGAAAACTACACCACCGCAGAGTGGTTTTTAAACGCAGTGGATGCTTCGTGCGTGTATGTCAATGCCTCCACGCGTTTTACCGACGGGGGTGAATTTGGCTTTGGGGCAGAAGTGGGTATTAGTACCAACAAGCTCCACGCGAGGGGTCCTATGGGCATCAATGAGCTAACCACGTACAAATATAAGGTCTATGGCAAAGGAAATGTGCGTGCGTGA
- a CDS encoding ATP-binding cassette domain-containing protein — protein MCVRESVLSIEGLRFGYTPEAPLYENFSLALHVGEVVSVVGPSGSGKTTLFELITGALKLQAGSLTCKAFSQIFQDPYTSFHPTYSLLEQMAEVADTQEHERLCDAMHLSPALLRRKPHELSGGQLQRASIIRALLMKPKLLLADEPTSALDNLIQLEVMQLLMGLLDEVGILLITHDEALASWCSDSIIRLKS, from the coding sequence ATGTGCGTGCGTGAATCTGTGCTTAGCATCGAGGGGTTGCGCTTTGGTTACACTCCTGAAGCGCCACTTTATGAGAATTTTTCCCTTGCTTTACATGTAGGCGAAGTAGTGAGTGTTGTGGGGCCTAGTGGTTCGGGAAAAACAACGCTGTTTGAGCTTATAACGGGCGCGTTAAAACTGCAAGCGGGAAGCCTTACATGTAAAGCTTTTTCTCAAATCTTTCAAGACCCTTATACCTCCTTTCACCCTACTTATTCTCTTTTAGAACAAATGGCGGAAGTGGCGGATACCCAAGAGCACGAACGATTGTGCGACGCCATGCACCTCTCCCCTGCACTCTTGCGTCGCAAGCCCCATGAGCTTAGCGGTGGGCAATTGCAACGCGCGTCGATTATCCGCGCACTGCTCATGAAGCCTAAGCTTTTGCTAGCAGATGAGCCAACGTCGGCGCTGGATAACCTTATTCAACTTGAAGTGATGCAATTGCTTATGGGGTTGTTAGATGAGGTTGGGATACTTTTAATTACCCACGATGAGGCGCTTGCATCGTGGTGCAGTGATTCTATCATAAGGCTAAAATCATGA
- a CDS encoding mechanosensitive ion channel family protein has product MKRFLVAVLCCAPAVLLGDENVLLEHITTHPQEIKRALVVAGSIALLYGMMVLVRYLAHRYATQVEDEERNQRYFAIKKLSNILFVILSVLIIALVYTKNLAQGLAIFGVIGAGLTIVLKELVLSIVSWMMMMASSSVRLGDRIKIDKDGKPIIGDVIDISLTKITLYENITNDSITDHKKAGRIIFVPNYFMLTHDMYNYTHLSMKTIIDLVEINLSFDTNIEKTEAITFEIVESISGRYTEMAKRQYDRLKDKYTLRNMTNYPKVVFYPSFKGDGITMGIWYVTPYREILRVKSELTKQIIGRLRMEEDVHLMYTGTSMYLETSDMKATLASRLSSKV; this is encoded by the coding sequence ATGAAACGCTTTTTAGTAGCAGTGTTGTGTTGTGCTCCTGCTGTGTTGCTAGGAGATGAGAATGTTTTGTTAGAGCATATCACGACCCATCCGCAAGAGATAAAACGTGCGCTTGTGGTGGCAGGGTCCATTGCATTGCTTTACGGGATGATGGTGTTGGTGCGCTACTTGGCCCATCGGTATGCAACACAAGTGGAGGACGAAGAACGAAACCAGCGCTATTTTGCCATCAAAAAACTTTCCAATATTTTATTTGTGATACTTTCTGTGCTTATCATTGCGCTGGTGTACACTAAAAACCTCGCGCAGGGACTGGCTATTTTTGGTGTGATTGGCGCGGGCTTAACCATCGTGCTTAAAGAGTTGGTTCTAAGCATCGTTTCGTGGATGATGATGATGGCTAGCTCTTCTGTGCGTTTGGGCGATCGTATTAAAATTGACAAAGACGGCAAGCCAATCATTGGCGATGTAATTGACATCTCTTTAACCAAAATCACGCTCTATGAAAATATTACGAATGATTCTATTACTGACCACAAAAAAGCGGGGCGCATTATCTTTGTGCCTAACTATTTTATGCTCACCCACGATATGTATAATTATACGCATTTATCCATGAAAACCATCATAGACCTTGTTGAAATAAACCTTTCATTTGATACGAATATTGAAAAAACAGAAGCCATTACCTTTGAAATTGTTGAATCCATCAGCGGAAGGTACACAGAAATGGCGAAACGTCAGTATGACAGATTAAAAGATAAATACACGCTTCGTAATATGACAAATTACCCAAAAGTCGTTTTTTATCCCAGCTTTAAAGGAGACGGGATCACCATGGGGATTTGGTATGTGACGCCTTATCGAGAGATTTTACGTGTGAAAAGTGAGTTAACCAAACAAATCATTGGTCGCTTACGCATGGAAGAGGATGTACACTTGATGTATACAGGAACGTCTATGTATCTCGAAACAAGCGACATGAAAGCAACGCTTGCTTCGAGATTATCTTCTAAAGTTTAG
- a CDS encoding class II 3-deoxy-7-phosphoheptulonate synthase → MNQWSRSSWRNMPIKQQPTYPDLSALQSVETELSTIPPLVFAGEVRSLKQQLADVQAGKAFLLQGGDCAESFSDFRADTIRDMFKVLMQMAVVLTFAGSCPVVKVGRMAGQFAKPRSSDFEEIDGVKLPSYRGDIINNIDFTELARVPDPSRMLRAYNQSAATLNLLRAFSRGGLADLHQVHRWNMGFVKESALGDRYAHLANRITETLAFMEACGITSANTPSVHQTALYTSHEALLLNYEEALTRQDSITGDWYNCSAHMLWIGDRTRDVDGAHVEFLRGVKNPIGIKAGPTMQADDLLRLADKLNPENEAGRLNIIVRMGADKIEKHFPDLLRAIKKEGHNVLWSIDPMHGNTVKASSNYKTRAFDQILAEVKGFFNVHKAEGTYPGGVHLEMTGQDVTECVGGAQAITEEGLGSRYETQCDPRLNADQALELAFLIAESLKEARQS, encoded by the coding sequence ATGAACCAATGGAGCCGCTCGTCATGGCGTAATATGCCTATTAAACAACAACCTACCTACCCAGATTTAAGTGCATTACAATCTGTTGAAACAGAACTCTCCACCATCCCACCCCTTGTGTTCGCGGGCGAGGTGCGCAGCCTTAAACAACAACTCGCTGATGTGCAAGCAGGAAAGGCGTTTTTACTCCAAGGTGGCGATTGTGCCGAGAGTTTTTCAGATTTTCGTGCCGATACCATTCGAGACATGTTTAAAGTCTTGATGCAAATGGCCGTTGTTTTGACTTTTGCAGGAAGCTGTCCTGTGGTAAAAGTAGGGCGCATGGCAGGGCAATTTGCAAAGCCGCGTTCTTCAGATTTTGAAGAAATTGACGGGGTGAAATTGCCTAGCTACCGTGGCGATATTATCAATAACATCGACTTCACAGAACTAGCGCGCGTCCCTGACCCTTCTCGCATGCTTCGTGCTTACAACCAATCCGCCGCAACCCTTAACCTTTTGCGCGCTTTTTCACGGGGCGGTTTAGCGGATTTACACCAAGTGCACCGCTGGAACATGGGCTTTGTGAAAGAAAGTGCGCTGGGAGACCGTTACGCACACTTGGCTAATCGCATCACAGAAACGCTAGCATTTATGGAAGCGTGTGGTATCACTTCGGCCAATACGCCCAGTGTACACCAAACCGCACTTTACACTTCCCATGAAGCCTTGTTACTCAACTACGAAGAAGCGCTCACACGCCAAGATAGCATCACGGGAGATTGGTACAACTGTTCGGCACACATGCTGTGGATTGGAGACCGCACGCGCGATGTGGACGGGGCGCACGTAGAATTTTTGCGCGGGGTTAAAAACCCCATTGGCATCAAAGCAGGTCCTACAATGCAAGCAGATGACTTGTTGCGACTTGCTGACAAACTTAATCCCGAAAATGAAGCAGGACGTCTCAACATCATTGTGCGCATGGGGGCTGATAAAATCGAAAAACACTTTCCAGACCTCTTGCGCGCCATCAAAAAAGAGGGGCACAATGTCTTATGGAGCATCGATCCCATGCATGGCAACACCGTCAAGGCCTCTTCTAACTACAAGACCCGTGCTTTTGATCAAATCCTAGCTGAAGTTAAAGGGTTCTTTAATGTCCACAAAGCCGAAGGAACTTACCCTGGCGGCGTGCACTTAGAAATGACAGGGCAAGACGTCACTGAGTGTGTCGGTGGCGCGCAAGCCATCACCGAAGAAGGGCTCGGCTCTCGCTATGAAACCCAATGTGACCCACGGCTCAATGCAGATCAGGCTTTAGAACTTGCCTTCTTGATTGCCGAGTCTTTAAAAGAGGCGCGCCAATCCTAA